In the Streptomyces cinnamoneus genome, TCGACGAGCGTGTCCGCCAGCCGGTGCTTGACCGCCTGGAACGAGCCGATGGCCGCGCCGAACTGCGTGCGCCGCCGTGCGTACGCGACCGTCCGGTCGAGCAGGGCGTGGCCCACACCGAGCGCTTGCGCCGCCGTCGCGAGGGCCGCCCACTCGGCGGCGTGCGCGGCGGCGTCCCGTACGGCCGGCCCGGTGGCGAGAAGCTCCCCGTCGCCGTGCGGGCGGGCGAGCCGCCGGGCCGGGTCGAGCGAGGGCTGCACCGGCCCGTGGCCGGGGGCCAGCCGCAGCGTGTGCCGCCCGGCGCCGCCGGCCGCCCCCTGCGGGCCGTCGACGACGAACACCGCGTCCGCCACGTCCGCGTCCAGCGCGTACGGCCCGCCGGCCGCCGCCAGGGTCAGCCGGGCCCGCCCCGCGCAGGCGCGCGGCCCCCACTCCTCCGCAGGTGCCGCCTCGCCGGCCCCGGCCAGCCGGCCGAGGAGGACGAGCGCCGCGACGGTCTCCACCAGCGGCCCGGGCACGCCGTGCCGACCCAGCTCGACGAAGGCGACCGACAACTCCACCGGCAGGAGCCCGGCACCGCCGTACGCCTCGGGCGCGGCCGGCTGGAAGACCCCCGCCGCCGCGACCCGCTCCCACAGCGCCAGGCCCGGCCCGTGCTCGCCCCGCGCCCAGGCCCGCACCGCGGCAGGCGTACCGGCGGCGGACAGCATCCGGTCGAGCACCCGGCCGAAGGCCCTCTGCTCGGCGTCCAGGGCGAACCTCACCCGCGCCTCCCCGTGACCGGTCCGGGGAACCGTCCGGCACCGTCGGTCATCGCGTGCCTCCTTCGCGGCGGCCGGCGCGGTGCTTGCCGCCGTCGCCCGTCACCCGTCCCCGCCGTCCCGGATCCCGCCGCCTCATCCACGGCGCCCCTTCGGCAGGCCCAGGAGCCGCTCGCCGATGACGTCGCGCTGGATCTCGTTCGTGCCGGCGTAGACCGGACCGGCGAGCGCGAAGGTCCAGCCGTCCGCCCATCCGCCGCCCGCGGGCGCCTCGCCGGCCGTGTCCGCGAGTTCGCCGCGGGGGCCCAGCAGGTCCAGGGCCGTCTCGTGCAGGGCCAGGTCCAGCTCGGACCAGAACACCTTGGTGAGGCTGGACTCCGCGCCGGCGGGGTCGGCCGGCCCGGGCCGGGACGCCTGGGCGTAGCCGTGGAGCTGGTAGGCCCGAGCGCGGATCACCGCGTCGGCCACCCGGTCGCCCAGCGCCCCGTCGAGCGGTTCGCCGGCCGCCCGCCACAGGGTGACGAGCCGCCGCGCGGCGGCCGTGAACCGTCCGGGGCTGCGCAGGGTCACCCCGCGCTCGGCGCCGGCCGTGCTCATCGCGACGCGCCAGCCCCGGCCCGGCTCACCGATGATGTCCTCGTCGGGCACGAAGACGTCGTCCAGCAGGAGTTCGGCGAAGGCCGGCTTGCCGTCCAGGCGTCCGACAGGCCGTACGGTCACGCCGTCCGCGTCCAGGGGGAACATCGCGTAGGTCAGCCCGTGGTGCGGCCGGTCCGCGCCCGGGTGGCTGCGGAAGAGGCCGAAGGCCCGGTCGGCGAAGGCCGCCCGCGAGGACCACGCCTTGTGGCCGGAGAGCAGCCAGCCGCCCTCGGTGCGCACCGCGACCGACCGCAGGGAGGCGAGGTCGGATCCCGCCTCCGGCTCGGACCACGCCTGGGCCCAGACGGTCCCGCCGCCGGCCATGGCGGGCAGCACCCGGGCCCGCTGCTCGTCGGTGCCGTGGGCGAAGAGGGTGGGGGCGAGGAGGTGGACGCCGTTCTGGGAGACGCGGGCGGGGGCGCCGGCGGCGTGGTACTCCTCCTCGAAGACCAGCCACTCCAGCAGCGAACAGCCCCGGCCGCCGTACTCCCGCGGCCAGGACACCACCGACCAGCGGCCCTCGTGGAGCGTCCGCTCCCAGGCCCGGTGCTGGGCGAACCCCGCCTCCGTCTCCAGCGAGGCGAGCGGCTCCGGCGGCACGTGCGCCGCCAGCCAGGCGCGGGCCTCGGCCCGCAGGGACCGCTCCACCGCCGTGAACCCCAGGTCCATCAGGCGTCCTTCATGGCCCGGACGTCCATGCCGCCGAGCGGGTCGCGCGAGGTCTCGGCGTTGTGCGCGTGCGCCAGGTGGTGGAGCCCGAAGACGGAGTCGAGGCCGGCGTGCAGACCCTGGAGGTCCTCCGCCTGGTTGACGGCCCGCTTGGCGAGGGCGAGACCCATGCGGGGCATGCGGGCGACGCGCTCGGCCAGCTCCGCCGTCCGTCCGGCGAGCTCCGCGCGCGGCACCACGCGGTTGACCATCCCCACCTCGTACGCGCGCCGCGCGCTCATCCGGTCGCCGGTGTACAGCAGTTCCTTGGCCACACGCGGCGGCATCACCCACGGGTGGGCGAAGTACTCGACGCCCGGCACGCCCATCCGTACGACGGGGTCGGCGAAGAAGGCGTCCTCACTCGCCACGATCAGGTCGCACACCCAGGCCAGCGTCAGCCCGCCCGCCACACACGCCCCCTGGACGCTCGCGATCAGCGGCTTGGGCAGCTCGCGCCAGCGCCGGCACATGCCCAGGTAGACCTCCGACTCGCGGGCGAACCGCCGCTCCGCGCCCGCCTTGTCGGAGTGGTCCCACCACAGGCCGGCCCGGCGAGGATGGGGCAGGTCGGCGCCCCGCTCGGCGGTGCCGATGTCGTGGCCGGCGGAGAAGTGGTCGCCCGCCCCGGCGAGGACGACCACCTTGACGGCGTCGTCGTCCGACGCCGCGTAGAAGGCGCCGTCCAGCGCGTACGTCATGTCCAGGTTCTGGGCGTTGCGGTACCGCGGCCGGTTCATGGTGACCGTCGCCACCGGGCCGCGCCGCTCGTAGCGCACTACAGGGTCAGTGGACATGGCGATCCTTCCCTAACAAGTGTTTGGTAGGTTAACGTACGGCCATGAGCAGCGTCGAGGAGTCGCGCACGCCCCGCACCGCTCCCCGCTCCGGCCCGCCGCCCCGCCCCGCCCCGCACGCCCTGCTGTCCGGCCGCACGGCCGTCGTCACCGCGGCCGCCGGGACCGGCATCGGCGGGGCGACCGCCCGCCGTTTCCTGGAGGAAGGCGCCGCCGTCGTCCTCGGAGACGCCCACGAACGCAGGCTCCGCGCCACCGTGACCGCGCTCGCCGGGGAGTTCGGCGCCGGACGGGTCGCCGGAACGCCCTGCGACGTGACGGACGAGGGCCAGGTCGCCGCCCTGCTCGACCTGGCCCGGGCCCGGCACGGCCCCCTCGACGTCCTCGTCAACAACGCCGGCCTCGGCGGCACCGCCGAACTCGCCGACATGACCGACGAGCAGTGGCACCGCGTCCTGGACACCACCCTGAACGGCACCTTCCGCTGCACCCGCGCCGCCCTGCGCCGCATGCGCGCCGACGGCACCGGCGGGGTGGTCGTCAACAACGCCTCCGTCATCGGCTGGCGGGCCCAGCGCGGCCAGGCCCACTACGCCGCCGCCAAGGCCGGCGTCATGGCCCTCACCCGCTGCGCCGCCGTCGAGGCCGCCGCCTACGGGGTCCGGGTCAACGCGGTCGCGCCCAGCCTCGCCGCGCACCCCCACCTGGCCAGGGTCACCACCCCCGGGCTGCTCGCCGAACTGGCCGAGCGGGAGGCCTTCGGACGGGCCGCGGAGCCCTGGGAGGTCGCCAACGTCATCGTGTTCCTCGCCAGCGACTACTCCTCGTACATGACCGGCGAGACCGTCTCCGTCAGCAGCCAGCGCGCGTGACCGGTCCTGGACGTGGACGAGAATGAAACCGTGCCGATCAGCAAGAAGACCACCACGGGCAAGCCGGCTCCCGCACGACGCGGGGAACTGCTGGCCACCGCGGCCGACGTGTTCGCCGAACAGGGCTACAGCGCCACCACCGTCCGCCGCATCGCCGACGCCGCGGGCATCCTCGCGGGCAGCCTCTACTACCACTTCGACTCCAAGGAGTCGATGCTCGACGAGATCCTCTCCACCTTCCTCGACGAGCTGTGGGCCGGCTACGACGCCGTGCTCGCCGCCCGGCTCGCCCCCCGGCAGACCCTGGAGGCCCTCGTCACCGAGTCCTTCCGGGAGATCGACCGGCACCGCGCCGCCGTCGCCATCTACCAGAGGGAGTCCCGGCACCTGGTGGGCCAGCCGCGCTTCGGCTACCTCGCCGAGTCGCAGCGCAAGTTCGAAAGGGTGTGGCTGGGCACCCTGGAGCGCGGGGCCGCCGAAGGGGCCTTCCGCGCCGATCTCGACGTCCGGCTCGCCTACCGCTTCGTGCGGGACACGGTCTGGGTCGCGGCGTCCTGGTACCGGCCGGGCGGGGCGCACAGCCCCGAGGAGATCGCCCGGCAGTACCTGTCGATGGTCCTGGACGGGATCGCCGTACGAGCCTAGGAGCAGTGGGAGCCATGGCCGAGGCATACGTCGTCGAAGCGGTGCGCACGCCCGTCGGCCGGCGCGGCGGCGCCCTCGCCGCCGCCCACCCCGCCGACCTGGCGGCGCACGTCATCACGGCGCTGATGGAGCGCACGGGCGTGGACCCGGCGGCCGTGGACGACGTCGTCCTCGGCTGCCTCGACACCGTCGGGCCGCAGGCCGGCGACATCGCCCGCACCAGCTGGCTGGCCGCGGGGCTGCCCGAGGAGGTGCCCGGCGTGACGGTCGACCGGCAGTGCGGATCCGGTCAGCAGGCCGTCCACTTCGCCGCGCAGGCCGTGCTGTCCGGCACCCAGGACCTCGTCGTCGCCGGCGGCACCCAGAACATGTCGCAGGTGCCCATCGCCTACGCGGCCCGCCGCGCCGCCGAACCCCTGGGCCTGACCGACGGACCGTACGCCGGTTCGCGCGGCTGGCGGGCCCGCTACGGCGACCGGCCCGTCGACCAGTTCCACGGCGCCGAACTGATCGCCGACACGTGGGGCATCTCCCGCGAGGCCATGGAGGAGTTCGCGCTGGGCTCGCACCGGCGGGCCGTGCGGGCCGCCGACGAGGGCCGCTTCGCCCGCGAGACCGTCGCGTACGGCGGCCTGACGGCCGACGAGGGCCCCCGCCGGGACACGTCCGCGGCCGCCATGGCCGCCCTCCGGCCGGTCGTCCCCGGCGGCCGCCTGACCGCGGCCGTCTCCTCGCAGATATCCGACGGGGCGGCCGTGCTGCTCATCGCGAGCGAGAACGCCGTGCGCGACCACGGACTGACGCCGAGGGCCCGGATCCACCACCTGTCGGTCCGGGGCGAGGACCCCGTCCGCATGCTCACGGCCCCCATCCCGGCCACCGCCCACGCCCTGCGGAAGACGGGGCTCACCATGGACGACATCGACCTCGTCGAGATCAACGAGGCGTTCGCCCCCGTCGTCCTGGCCTGGCTGGAGGAGACGGGCGCCGACCCGGACAAGGTCAACGTCAACGGCGGAGCCATCGCGCTCGGGCATCCGCTGGGCGCGACGGGGGCGCGGCTGATGACGACGCTGCTGCACGAGCTGGAACGCGGAGGCGGCCGCTACGGCCTGCAGACGATGTGCGAAGGGGGAGGGCAGGCCAACGTGACCGTCATCGAGCGCCTGTGACCGCCCCGGCCGCCCGCCCCCCGCACCACGGCTCAGCCGGCCCCCGTGAGCTCCGCCTCCGGCAGCCCGATCGGATTGGGGAAGCGCAGCGAGCGGGCGCAGGCCCGCGCCAGCGGCGCGAGCACGTCGGCCACTTCACGGAGGGCCTCCGCCGGCACGCCCCGCCACGGCCGCGCCGCCGCCCGGTCCGTCGCCTCCTCGACCGCCGCGTGCAGGCGGCGCCCCTCCTCCGTCGCCGAGCCGTCCGCGGCCAGCAGCCCGCGGTCCCCGAGGCGCCGGGCGGCCGCCTCCCACTCCTCGTCGGTCCAGCCGCGGTACGGCTGGAGTTCGGAGCGCGGGATGTCGATCCCCGTCCGCAGGACCAGCACCTCGCAGCCGTCCAGGCCGGCGGCCACGAGCGCGGCCACGTGGCCGTCCCCGCGGTGTTCGCGCAGCACGGTGGCCGCGTGCCACAGCCGGTCCAGCGGGTCGCCGGGGACGTCCAGCGCCGCGTTCGCCGCGGCGAGCACCCGGCCGCCGTGGTCGAGCCCCCGGGCGTACGGTTCGAGCAGTTCGCCGGCCCGGGCCGCCTCCTTCTCCCGGCCGGACAGCAGCCGGGCCAGCGCCGCCCGCGCGCCCGACCGGCGCAGTTCCAGGGCCCGTCCGGGCGGGGTGATCTCCCAGACGGCGGGCAGGGCCCGGGCCACGGTCCCGGGCGCGAAGCTGAAGAAGGCCGCGGTGACCGGCTCGGGGCCGACGGGCCCGAGCGGTGCCGCCCGCCCGGCGAAGTAGCCGCGTTGCCAGCCCCGCAGGCCCGCCTCGGCGTAGGCGGTGAGGGCCTCGGGGGCGAAGTACGTGACGGCGTGCACGGGTTCGAACAACTGCCACAGGGTTCGGGCTGCGGTCCCGGCTGCTTCGGCCATGGTCGACACCTTCCGGCTGCGTGCCCATAGGGCCCTGCCTACAGGCCCTCGTGAAGCCCCAAGCCTCGCAGAGCGGCCTGTGCCTCCGCCATGATCCGTTCGATCAGTTCGGCACAGGACGGCAGGTCGTCGATGACGCCGGCGACCTGTCCGGCCGCCATCACGCCGAGGTCCGTGCGGCCGTCCACCATGGCGGCCCGCAGCAGCACGGGGGTGCTGGCGGCCAGCAGCACCTGGCTCCACGTCAGGTCCCGCGCGCGCCGCAGCGCCAGCCCGTCGCGCAGCAGGCGGAGCCGGCCGGCGCCGGAGAGCTCACGGAAGGCGGCGGCGTGCCGCAGGGCCCGCAGGGCCGTGGCGGCGCGCCCGGCGCGTTCGAGGCCGTCGACGAAGGGGGTGCGGAGCATGCGGTGCGGCAGGCCGTCGACCTTGGTGGTGACGGTGACGTCCCGGACGGTCGCGGCGAGGTAGGCGGCCTTCACCGCGGCCGGCACCGTGCTGTCGGCGGTGAGCAGGAAGCGGGTCCCCATGGCGACGCCGCAGGCGCCGTAGGCGAGGGCCGCGACCAGGCCCCGTCCGTCGTGGAAGCCGCCCGCCGCGACGACGGGGACGCCCACCGCGTCGACGACCTGGGGCAGCAGCACCGTGGTCGCGACCCCGCCGGTGTGGCCCCCGCCCTCGCCGCCCTGCACCAGGACCGCGTCCGCGCCCCACGCCACGACCTTCTCGGCGTGGCGCCGGGCCCCGACCGAGGGGATGACCACGATCCCGGCGTCCTTGAGCCGGGCGATCAGGGCACGGGAGGGGGCCAGCGCGAACGAGGCCACCCGTACGCCCTCCGCCACCATGATCTCCACGCGTTCGGCCGCGTCACCGGCGTCCGCGCGCAGATTGACGCCGAAGGGCCTGTCGGTCCGGGACCTCACCTCCCGGACGGCGGCGCGCAGCTGGGGCGGCGTCATGGTCGCGGAGCCCAGGACGCCCAGGCCCCCGGCCTCCGCCACGGCGGTCACCAGGCGGGGGCCGGCCACCCAGCCCATGCCGGCCTGGACGACGGGGTGCCGGACGCCGACGAGACGGGTCAGCGCGGTGGGCAGGCAGGGCGGAGGCGGCTCCTTGGGCCCGGCCGGCACGGTGGCGCTCATGACGACGGCACCTCGCGCTCGCGCAACCCGTCCGGGTCGAGGACGTCGCGGATCAGGCGCAGTTCGGCGGGCGTGGGCACGCGCGTGCGCGGCACGTCGGCCGGGACGGCGAGCGGGAAACCGGTGGCGGCCCGCAGTGCGCCGGGCGCCACGCCGGGGTGCAGCGAGCGGACGCGCAGCGTGCGGTCGGGCGTCTCGAAGTCGAGCACGGCGAGGTCGGTGACGACCCGTACGAGACGGTGGAAGCGCGTCGCCGCCGGCCCGGCGGCCGCGGCGCGGTCGTGCCCCACGCCGCAGACCACGTCGACCCGCTCGACCAGGACGCGGGGGGAGTGGCGGGGGATCCAGTAGCTGACGGGGTGGTTGAGCGTGTTGACGGGAAGGCCGCGCATGCCGATCAGCTGGCGCTCGGGCCGCTTCCAGTCGCCGATGCAGCTGATGTTCTGGTTGCCGTGCCGGTCGAGCTGGCTCGCCCCCAGCAGCGCGTGCCGCCTGCCGCCGGTGGCCAGCTCCAGGTGCCGCCGGTAGGGCAGCCAGCCCTCCACCACCCGGGCCTGGGCGCCCAGCGCCGGCACGTCGGCCATGAGCATGGCCTCGCCGTCCGTCAGCAGCAGCTCCGGGGCGAAGGTGAGCTTGGCCAGCCGGGCGCCGATCACCGGCACCGCGCCGCCGAGGGGGCTCGCCAGGATCTCCCCGCTGCCCCGCCACACCTCCGCGCAGGCCACGGCGCAGACCTCGGCCCTGCTCGCACCCGTCCCGCCGGTCACGCGCCCTCCCCGCGACAGGCCGCGACCGCGGCCCGGTAGTCGTCCTCGTCCCCGGAGAGGAAGCGCTCGGCGAACTCCCGCCAGGCCACCGGGTCGGAGGCGGCCTTGGCGTACGCCGCCTGGAACGCCTCGTCCCGCTCGTAGTCCGGCACGCAGGACGTGAAGTGGGCACCGCCCGGCGCCTCGATGACACCGGTGACGCAGTGCCGCTGGACCAGCAGCGTCTGCGGCCCTCCTCCTTCTGCGAACTCCGCGCTCGAAACCACCCGTTCGCAGGAGACGTATGCCTCATGGGCGGCCTCGCAGAAGAGGTCGTCGTAGTACGGGTCCGGGCCCAGGTACTGGGCGTTGCCGTGGGCGTCGGCGCGGTTGAGGTGGACGAGGGCCACGTCCAGGTCCAGCGCGGGCGCCGCCAGCAGTTCCTCGCCGTCCGGGTACGGGGAAGTGACCGTGCGCAGCGAGGGGTTGATCCGCAGGACGTCCGAGCCGAGGCCGGCCCGTACCGGCAGGAACGGAAGCCGGCGCGCGGCGGCCGTCAGGCCCCACAGGAATATCGCCTCGTCCAGCTCCATCAGCTCCGGTTCACCGCGCTGCCGGGCGGTGCGGAAGTGCGGTTCGAGGGGGATCGAGTCGAGGGTGACGAAGGGGGCCACGAGCTTGCGCACGCGTCCGGCGGCCACCAGCAGGCCCACGTCCGGGCCGCCGTTGGAGACGACGGTCAGGTCGGTGAGGCCGGAGCGCAGGAGGGCCCGGACGAGGGCCATCGGCTTGCGCCGGGACCCCCAGCCGCCGATGCCGACGGTCATGCCGTCCGCGAGCCGGCCCACGGCCTCGTCGGCGGTCATCGTCTTGTCGGCGGTCACGACCGCTCCCTCCCCCGGTGCCCCGCGACGAACGCGTCGCGGTGCCGGTCGCCGGCGCCGCCGAGGCTCGCCTCGAAGGTGAAGCCCTGCTCGTAGCGGTAGCTGCGGTGCACGTCGACGGGGTCGATGCCGTTGAGCGCGGCCTTGGCCAGCCGCAGCAGCGACGCGTCCTTCGCCGCGATCTCCCGCGCCAGCTCCAGGGCGGCGGCCGTCAGGTCCTCGCGCGGGACGACGCGCCACACCGAGCCGTGAGCGTGCAGCTCCCGCGCGGTGACCGTGCGGGAGGTGTAGTAGAGCGTGCGCATCAGGTGCTGGGGCACCAGCCGGGCCAGGTGGGTCGCCGCGCCGAGCGCGCCCCGGTCCAGCTCGGGCAGGCCGAAGGTGGCGTCGTCGGAGGCGACGACGGCGTCGGCGTTGCCGACCAGGCCGATGCCGCCGCCCAGGCAGAAGCCGTGCACGGCCGCGACGAGCGGCACCTCGCACTCGTAGACGGCGGAGAACGCCTCGAAGCAGCCGTGACTGACGCCGATCAGGGCGTCGTTACCGGGCGTACGCTGCAACTCCTTGATGTCCACGCCCGCGTTGAAGCCCCGCCCTGCGGCGGTCAGGACGACGCAGCGCGTCCCCGGGTCGCTCCCGGCGGCGCGCACGGCCCCGGCCAGCTCGAACCAGCCTTGTACGGGTAAGGCGTTGACGGGCGGGAAGTCGACGGTGAGGACGGCGATGCCCGGCTCGGGGCGTGCGGTGGAGACGCTCATCGGCTACCTTTCCACCAAACGTTTGTTAGGTTTCGACGGTAGCAGCGGACCGGCTGCCGCGGGAGGTGCGAGATGAGCGGCGCTCCCGGACCACGGGGCGCGACGGGCGCGAGGGCGGCGGAGGCGACCGGGGCGCCAGCCGCGGGCTGTCTGCGCGGCCGCGTCGCGCTGGTCACCGGCGGCACGCGCGGCGTCGGCGCGGGAGTGGCCCGGGCGATGCTGCGCGCGGGCGCCCGCGTGCTCGTCTGCGCCCGCCGGCCCCCCGACGCGCCGGTGACGGCCGCCGGCCGCACCGCTCGTCACCTCCCCGTCGACCTGCGCGAACCGGCCGCCGTACGGGACCTCTTCGCCCACCTCCAGGAGACGGAGGGGCGACTGGACGTCCTGGTCAACAACGCCGGCGGTACCCCCTTCCGGCCCCTGGGCGCTGCCGACGCCGAGCGCCACGCCCGCGTCCTGGAACTCAACCTCACCGCCCCGCTCACCGCGTCCCTCGCCGCCCACCGCATCATGCGCGACCAGCCGTCCGGCGGCGCGATCGTGATGATCGGCAGCGTCAGCGGCACCCGTCCCTCACCCGGCACCGCCGCCTACGGCGCCGCCAAGGCCGGGCTGGAGAACCTCGCCCGCACCATGGCGGTGGAGTGGGCCCCGGCCGTCCGCGTCAACACCCTCGTCCTCGGCATGGTGCGCACGGAGTCGGCCCACCTCCACTACGGCGACCGGGACGGCGTCGCCGCGGTCGCCCGCACCGTCCCGGCCGGGCGCCTGGCCGAACCCGACGAGGTCGGGGAGGCCGCCGTCTTCCTCGCCTCCGACCGCGCCGCCTACATCACCGGCGCCAGCCTGCTCGTGCACGGTGGCGGGGAGCGGCCCGCCTTCCTCGACGCCGCCGACGCCAACCGTCCCGTGGACCTGGACCAGGAGAGCTGAGATGACCGGAATATGCGCGGGCCGCGTCGCCGTCGTCACCGGAGCCGGCCGCGGTCTCGGCCGGGCGCACGCCCTGGCGCTCGCCGCCGAGGAGGCCCGCGTCGTGGTCAACGACCTCGGGACGACCCCGGCCGGTGAGGGGGCCTCGGCGGGCCCCGCACACGAGGTCGTCGAGGAGATACGAGCCCGGGGCGGCGAAGCCGTCGCCCACACCGGCGACGTCGCCACCGCCGAGGGCGCCGCCTCCCTCGTCGACACCGCGCTGGCGGCGTACGGACGCCTCGACGCCCTCGTCAACAACGCCGGCTTCCTGCGGGACCGCATGCTGGTCAACCTCGACGAGGACGAGTGGGACGCGGTCGTGCGCGTCCACCTCAAGGGCCACTTCCTGCCCCTGCGGTACGCGGCCGGGCACTGGCGCGCGGAGGCGAAGGCCGGGCGCGAGCCCGTCGCCCGCGTCGTCAACACCACCTCCGGCGCCGGCCTGCTCGGCAGTGTGGGACAGGCCAACTACGCCGCCGCCAAGGCGGGCGTCGCGGCCCTCACCCTCGTCGCCGCCGCCGAACTCGGGCGCTACGGCGTCCAGGTCAACGCCGTCGCACCGGCCGCGCGCACCCGGATGACCGAGGGGCCGTTCGCGGCCGCGATGGCCGCGCCGGCGGACGGCTTCGACGCGATGGCACCCGCCAACGTCTCACCGCTGGTGGTGTGGCTCGCCTCCGCGGCCTCCGCCGAGGTCACCGGGCACGTCTTCGAAGCCGAAGCCGGCCGGGTCACGGTCATGGAGGGCTGGCACCCCGGGCCGGTGGCCGACAAGGGCGACCGGTGGGCGCCGTCGGAGGTGGGGGAGGCGGTGCGGGAGTTGCTGGCGCGGACCCGCATGCCACGGCCCGTCTACGGCGCCGCCTCCCCCGCCCGGCCTTGACCCGGGGCCGGGCGGGGGAGGGCCGGACGCCGCGTCAGGACACGACGTCCTTGGCCCCGAAGTGCCGGAACGCCAGGGCGAACAGCACCACCGCGTACGCCACCGACACCGAGGTGCCCCGCACCATGCCGCCCCACTCCAGCTGCGGCTGGAGCGCGTCGGCCCACGCGTACTGCCAGTGCGCGGGCAGCAGGTCGCGCCAGGAACCCAGCGCGGTGACCGCGTCCAGCACGTTGCCGACGATGGTCAGCCCCATCGCGCCGCCCACCGCGCCCAGCGGCGCGTCGGTGACGGTCGAGAGCCAGAACGCCAGCGCCGCCGTCACCAGCTGGCTGACGAACACGTACGCCACGACGACGGCCAGCCGCCCGGCCGCCGTCCCCGCGTCCAGCGACCCCCCGGTGGGGATCCGCAGCGGGCCCCAGCCGTACGCGGCCGTGCCCGCGGCCAGTGCCACCAGCGGCAGCAGCACCATCGCGGCCGCGCTGAACCCGAGCGCCACCGCCAGCTTGCTCAGCAGCAGCCGCGACCGCGGTACGGGAGCAGCCAGCAGGTAGCGCAGCGACGACCAGCTCGCCTCCGAGGCCACGGCGTCGCCGCAGAACAGCGCCACCGGCACCACCAGCAGGAAGCCCGCCGAGACGAACACCGCCGTCGCCGCGAAGTTCACGCCGGAGGTGGTGGCGGTGTCGATCAGCGTCACCCGCCCGTCGCGCCCGCTGGGATCGCCGCCGATGGCGAAGGCGGCGATCAGCACGAACGGCAGGACGGCCAGGACCGCGCCCACCACGAGCGTGCGCCGCCGGCGCAGCTGCCGTGCCGCCTCCACACGCAGGGGCAGGGTGTGCCGCGCCCGGTAACCGGGCGCGGACGCCGGCGCCGTGGTCATGCCGAGCCTCCGATCAGGGTCAGGAACGCGTCCTCCAGCCGCCGGTGCGGGCCCACGCTCGCCACCGGCACCTCCAGGCGCACCAGTTCCACCAGCAGTTCCGGCGCCCGTACGCCGTCGAGCCGCACCAGCAGCCCCTCGTCGGTCCGCACGGCCGAGGCCACGCCGGGCAG is a window encoding:
- a CDS encoding CoA transferase subunit A translates to MTADEAVGRLADGMTVGIGGWGSRRKPMALVRALLRSGLTDLTVVSNGGPDVGLLVAAGRVRKLVAPFVTLDSIPLEPHFRTARQRGEPELMELDEAIFLWGLTAAARRLPFLPVRAGLGSDVLRINPSLRTVTSPYPDGEELLAAPALDLDVALVHLNRADAHGNAQYLGPDPYYDDLFCEAAHEAYVSCERVVSSAEFAEGGGPQTLLVQRHCVTGVIEAPGGAHFTSCVPDYERDEAFQAAYAKAASDPVAWREFAERFLSGDEDDYRAAVAACRGEGA
- a CDS encoding SDR family oxidoreductase, yielding MSGAPGPRGATGARAAEATGAPAAGCLRGRVALVTGGTRGVGAGVARAMLRAGARVLVCARRPPDAPVTAAGRTARHLPVDLREPAAVRDLFAHLQETEGRLDVLVNNAGGTPFRPLGAADAERHARVLELNLTAPLTASLAAHRIMRDQPSGGAIVMIGSVSGTRPSPGTAAYGAAKAGLENLARTMAVEWAPAVRVNTLVLGMVRTESAHLHYGDRDGVAAVARTVPAGRLAEPDEVGEAAVFLASDRAAYITGASLLVHGGGERPAFLDAADANRPVDLDQES
- a CDS encoding ABC transporter permease; translated protein: MTTAPASAPGYRARHTLPLRVEAARQLRRRRTLVVGAVLAVLPFVLIAAFAIGGDPSGRDGRVTLIDTATTSGVNFAATAVFVSAGFLLVVPVALFCGDAVASEASWSSLRYLLAAPVPRSRLLLSKLAVALGFSAAAMVLLPLVALAAGTAAYGWGPLRIPTGGSLDAGTAAGRLAVVVAYVFVSQLVTAALAFWLSTVTDAPLGAVGGAMGLTIVGNVLDAVTALGSWRDLLPAHWQYAWADALQPQLEWGGMVRGTSVSVAYAVVLFALAFRHFGAKDVVS
- a CDS encoding SDR family oxidoreductase — encoded protein: MTGICAGRVAVVTGAGRGLGRAHALALAAEEARVVVNDLGTTPAGEGASAGPAHEVVEEIRARGGEAVAHTGDVATAEGAASLVDTALAAYGRLDALVNNAGFLRDRMLVNLDEDEWDAVVRVHLKGHFLPLRYAAGHWRAEAKAGREPVARVVNTTSGAGLLGSVGQANYAAAKAGVAALTLVAAAELGRYGVQVNAVAPAARTRMTEGPFAAAMAAPADGFDAMAPANVSPLVVWLASAASAEVTGHVFEAEAGRVTVMEGWHPGPVADKGDRWAPSEVGEAVRELLARTRMPRPVYGAASPARP
- a CDS encoding CoA-transferase subunit beta, translating into MTGGTGASRAEVCAVACAEVWRGSGEILASPLGGAVPVIGARLAKLTFAPELLLTDGEAMLMADVPALGAQARVVEGWLPYRRHLELATGGRRHALLGASQLDRHGNQNISCIGDWKRPERQLIGMRGLPVNTLNHPVSYWIPRHSPRVLVERVDVVCGVGHDRAAAAGPAATRFHRLVRVVTDLAVLDFETPDRTLRVRSLHPGVAPGALRAATGFPLAVPADVPRTRVPTPAELRLIRDVLDPDGLREREVPSS
- a CDS encoding enoyl-CoA hydratase family protein, yielding MSVSTARPEPGIAVLTVDFPPVNALPVQGWFELAGAVRAAGSDPGTRCVVLTAAGRGFNAGVDIKELQRTPGNDALIGVSHGCFEAFSAVYECEVPLVAAVHGFCLGGGIGLVGNADAVVASDDATFGLPELDRGALGAATHLARLVPQHLMRTLYYTSRTVTARELHAHGSVWRVVPREDLTAAALELAREIAAKDASLLRLAKAALNGIDPVDVHRSYRYEQGFTFEASLGGAGDRHRDAFVAGHRGRERS